ATCCAGGTGCGGCACCGACATTGGTGGGGCGCCCACGGCAGCCTTGCCGTAGACCTTAGCCTGGTGCTGCTCGATAAGCTCTGGGTTCTTTGAGCGCAGCCACAGACCGGATACTGGGAAGCCTGCGTAACCGGCAACTTCCTTCACCTTTGCCTTGCGCAGCAGGTCCAGGGCGTAACCGCCAGCACCAACGAAGACGAACTTTGCCTTAACTACGGTGATGTCACCGGTGTGCTTGTTCTTGGAGTACACCTTCCACGCGGAGCCATCGCGCTTGATGTCGATGACCTCGTGTCCGTAGCGGATCTCGGTGCCGGAAGCCTTAGCTGCGGTCAGGAACTGCTTGGTCAGCGCGCCAAAGTTGACGTCGGTACCAGCGTCGGTCCAAGAAATGGCCACCTTATTGGAGAAGTCACGGCCCTTCGCCATCAGCGGCAGCTTCTCAGCAAAATCGGAATCGTCCGCGGAGAACTGCATGCCCGGGAACATGTGCTTCTCGCTCAGCACATCATAACGGCGCTTGAGGTAATCCACCTGGATTTCGCCCTGTGCGAAGGACACGTGCGGAACCGGATTAATGAATTCGCTCGGGTCGGTGAGAATACCGTTGTTGAGCTGGTGGGACCAGAACTGGCGAGACTTCTGGAACTTCTCGTTGATGCCCAGAGCCTTGGAGATATCAATGCGGCCGTTCTTCTCCGGGGTGTAGTTCAGCTCGCACAGTGCGGAGTGGCCGGTACCGGCGTTATTCCACGGGGAGGAGGACTCCAATGCGGGGCCATCGAGGCGCTCAAAGACCATTTGGGTCCAGCTGGGCTCCAACTCGCGGAGCATAGCACCCAGGGTGGCGCTCATGATGCCAGCACCGATTAGTGCTACATCGACCTCGTCTACAACCTGTGCTGTCTTCTTAGCGGAGGACACTGTGTTATTACCTCTTCGAATTGAAAATAGATATCCATCGGCGCGGTCTACGCCTTGATTTTTAGCGCTTAGCGCCCCGCGCCACCATCGCTGCACTATGACAAC
The nucleotide sequence above comes from Corynebacterium tuberculostearicum. Encoded proteins:
- the mqo gene encoding malate dehydrogenase (quinone) — its product is MSSAKKTAQVVDEVDVALIGAGIMSATLGAMLRELEPSWTQMVFERLDGPALESSSPWNNAGTGHSALCELNYTPEKNGRIDISKALGINEKFQKSRQFWSHQLNNGILTDPSEFINPVPHVSFAQGEIQVDYLKRRYDVLSEKHMFPGMQFSADDSDFAEKLPLMAKGRDFSNKVAISWTDAGTDVNFGALTKQFLTAAKASGTEIRYGHEVIDIKRDGSAWKVYSKNKHTGDITVVKAKFVFVGAGGYALDLLRKAKVKEVAGYAGFPVSGLWLRSKNPELIEQHQAKVYGKAAVGAPPMSVPHLDTRVIDGEKGLLFGPYGGWSPKFLKKGTYLDLFKSIRPDNITSYLGVAVQEFGLTKYLVDEVRKSFSDRVEALREYVPEAKESDWETVIAGQRVQVIKPAGAPQFGSLEFGTTLVNNQEGNIAGLLGASPGASIAPAVMLELLERCFGEHMIDWADKIREMVPSYGIKLRNDEKLYDEMWEYTQKTLKLDR